One window of the Herbiconiux sp. L3-i23 genome contains the following:
- a CDS encoding cold-shock protein, protein MPTGVVKWFNSEKGFGFIAPDDQGPDLFAHYSAIASSGFRTLEENQRVEFEVTPGNKGPQASNIRPL, encoded by the coding sequence ATGCCTACTGGCGTCGTGAAATGGTTCAACTCCGAAAAGGGCTTCGGCTTCATCGCTCCCGATGACCAGGGTCCCGACCTGTTCGCCCACTACTCGGCCATCGCTTCGAGCGGCTTCCGCACGCTCGAGGAGAACCAGCGCGTCGAGTTCGAGGTGACCCCGGGCAACAAGGGCCCGCAGGCCTCGAACATCCGCCCCCTCTGA
- a CDS encoding flavin monoamine oxidase family protein, which produces MSLSRRTFLAGAATGFTTLVLAACTPSRPTPSPSTTSPILPPSPVPAPLAVVRSDWAADEFARGSHSFIAAHSSPADRATLREPLQARLYFAGEATSDELPASVDGAAASGIRAAAEVLADAADGERIAVIGAGAAGAASAARLRDYGFQVTVIEARDRTGGRIATREDEAWPVPIELGAGWAPDSGSAVSLRLASLGIGTSAVDGDPLLRTPDGVDAGGSNVGADAIDSAVGWAAGRPDDGTLTESLEGSGAGDLDAGGEPPTALERLDAELLEQVGIARGADADAISSWYGFAEPAAPQAERVTGGYGRYIDDQLEGIDVWLSTPVTAVSYGDNRVSIRLGTGESVSVDRVVLTVPLGVLKGQGITFEPALPFARRAAIADLGFGATDTVWVHFDEAFWETDAVRWSLLGGDAAITEWLNLEPLTGEAVLVGLVDEDRSAALAELDETALAAAVSASLEPFAPLP; this is translated from the coding sequence ATGAGCCTCTCCCGTCGTACCTTCCTCGCCGGCGCCGCCACCGGGTTCACGACGCTGGTGCTCGCGGCGTGCACGCCGAGCAGGCCGACCCCGTCGCCGAGCACGACATCGCCCATCCTCCCGCCGAGCCCGGTGCCCGCTCCGCTCGCCGTCGTCCGCAGCGACTGGGCGGCGGACGAGTTCGCGCGCGGCTCGCACAGCTTCATCGCCGCGCACTCGTCGCCCGCCGACCGGGCGACGCTGCGCGAACCCCTGCAGGCGCGCCTCTACTTCGCGGGTGAGGCGACCTCCGACGAACTCCCCGCCTCGGTCGACGGCGCCGCGGCGTCGGGGATCCGGGCCGCCGCCGAAGTGCTCGCCGACGCCGCCGACGGGGAGAGGATCGCCGTCATCGGCGCCGGTGCGGCCGGCGCCGCCTCCGCCGCACGGCTGCGCGACTACGGCTTCCAGGTCACCGTCATCGAGGCCCGCGACCGCACCGGCGGCCGCATCGCCACGCGCGAGGACGAGGCGTGGCCGGTGCCGATCGAGCTCGGCGCGGGATGGGCGCCGGACAGCGGCTCCGCCGTGTCGCTGCGGCTCGCGAGCCTCGGCATCGGCACATCGGCGGTCGACGGCGACCCGCTGCTGCGTACCCCGGACGGCGTCGACGCCGGCGGCTCGAATGTCGGCGCGGATGCGATCGACTCGGCGGTCGGCTGGGCCGCCGGACGTCCCGACGACGGCACGCTCACCGAATCGCTCGAGGGCTCCGGTGCGGGCGACCTCGACGCCGGCGGCGAACCGCCCACGGCGCTCGAACGGCTGGACGCCGAGCTGCTCGAACAGGTCGGCATCGCCCGCGGTGCCGACGCCGACGCGATCTCGTCCTGGTACGGGTTCGCCGAACCCGCCGCCCCGCAGGCCGAACGGGTCACGGGCGGCTACGGACGCTACATCGACGACCAGTTGGAGGGCATCGACGTCTGGCTGTCGACCCCGGTCACCGCGGTGAGCTACGGCGACAACCGCGTCAGCATCCGGCTCGGCACGGGGGAATCGGTGAGCGTCGACCGCGTGGTGCTGACGGTGCCGCTCGGCGTGCTGAAGGGGCAGGGCATCACCTTCGAACCCGCTCTGCCGTTCGCGCGACGCGCCGCGATCGCCGACCTCGGCTTCGGTGCGACCGACACGGTCTGGGTCCACTTCGACGAGGCCTTCTGGGAGACCGACGCCGTCCGCTGGTCGCTGCTCGGCGGAGACGCGGCCATCACCGAATGGTTGAACCTCGAGCCGCTCACCGGTGAGGCGGTGCTCGTCGGCCTCGTCGACGAGGACCGGTCCGCCGCCCTCGCCGAACTCGACGAGACCGCGCTGGCCGCCGCCGTCAGTGCGAGTCTCGAGCCGTTCGCGCCGCTGCCCTGA
- a CDS encoding Pr6Pr family membrane protein, with amino-acid sequence MALRYTIGTVRLLAAATGVVALIARFIYGLSFRSFVSVDFFGYLTVQSNMAAVVVTAVAGITALRGRHESATLSAARAAIACFLLVAGIVFALLVSQAPSVGYRIDVPWSDQILHFVLPGFVLVDWLVSPGRKRVGWRLLSLALGYPIVWGIVTIIRGEFVGWYPYFFLDPAQSGYPLTLIVYGAAALALFALVESCLIAASHVAPLGQRELPGGGYRRAALKAGWLRRRAHRSRRRVRAAARTARDSH; translated from the coding sequence ATGGCGCTGCGGTACACGATCGGCACCGTGCGCCTGCTCGCCGCGGCGACCGGCGTCGTCGCCCTCATCGCCCGCTTCATCTACGGGCTGAGTTTCCGCAGCTTCGTCTCGGTCGACTTCTTCGGCTACCTCACCGTGCAGAGCAACATGGCGGCGGTCGTCGTCACCGCGGTCGCCGGCATCACGGCCCTCAGGGGACGCCACGAATCGGCGACGCTGTCCGCGGCGCGGGCGGCGATCGCCTGCTTCCTGCTGGTCGCCGGCATCGTCTTCGCCCTGCTGGTCAGTCAGGCGCCGTCGGTCGGTTACCGCATCGACGTCCCGTGGTCCGACCAGATCCTGCACTTCGTGCTGCCCGGTTTCGTGCTCGTCGACTGGCTCGTCTCCCCGGGACGCAAGCGGGTCGGCTGGAGGCTGCTGTCGCTGGCGCTCGGCTATCCGATCGTCTGGGGCATCGTGACGATCATCCGCGGCGAGTTCGTCGGCTGGTATCCGTACTTCTTCCTCGACCCGGCGCAGAGCGGCTACCCGTTGACGCTCATCGTCTACGGCGCCGCCGCCCTCGCGCTGTTCGCGCTCGTCGAGTCGTGCCTGATCGCCGCGAGTCATGTGGCGCCGCTCGGGCAGCGTGAACTCCCTGGCGGAGGCTACCGGCGTGCCGCGCTCAAAGCCGGCTGGTTGCGCCGACGGGCGCACCGCTCGCGTCGCCGGGTCAGGGCAGCGGCGCGAACGGCTCGAGACTCGCACTGA
- a CDS encoding MmgE/PrpD family protein codes for MTKTMRVRTHRSDEELPRDAQLAAAIARVAADPVEVDDAVIEMIVNRVIDNAAVAAASLSRRPVVSARSQALAHPPSRGGAGATVFGEQRAVRVSPEWAAWANGVAVRELDFHDTFLAAEYSHPADNIPPLVAVAQHAGRTGRDLVRGIATGYEIQIDLARAISLHRHKIDHVAHLGPSAAAGIGTLLGLDADTIFQAVGQALHTTTATRQSRKGEISSWKAHAPAFAGKMAVEAVDRAMRGETSPVPIYEGEDGVIAWLLGGPDAAYDVPLPVPGEAKRAILDSYTKEHSAEYQAQAWIDLARRLGREHPELREPGVIVRVVLHTSHHTHFVIGSGAGDPQKYDPAASRETLDHSVPYIFAVALQDGRWHQVDSYAPERANRRDTVDLWRRIETREDPEWTRRYHSEDPAEKAFGGRVEIELRDGTRIVDEIAVADAHPQGARPFARDDYIAKFRTLAADALDADEIERFLDRAQRLPELRAEELVGLTITARPGLLDSIPAPKGLF; via the coding sequence TTGACGAAGACCATGCGCGTGCGCACCCACCGCAGCGATGAAGAGCTGCCGCGCGACGCCCAACTGGCAGCCGCCATCGCCCGCGTCGCCGCCGACCCGGTCGAGGTCGACGATGCGGTGATCGAGATGATCGTCAACCGGGTCATCGACAACGCCGCCGTCGCCGCTGCATCCCTGTCGAGGCGTCCGGTCGTGTCGGCACGGTCGCAGGCGCTCGCGCACCCGCCGAGCCGCGGAGGCGCGGGAGCCACCGTGTTCGGGGAGCAGCGCGCCGTCCGGGTCTCCCCGGAGTGGGCGGCGTGGGCGAACGGCGTCGCCGTCCGAGAGCTCGACTTCCACGACACCTTCCTCGCCGCCGAGTACTCGCACCCCGCCGACAACATCCCGCCGCTCGTCGCCGTCGCCCAGCACGCGGGACGCACCGGCCGCGACCTGGTGCGTGGGATCGCGACGGGGTACGAGATCCAGATCGATCTCGCCCGCGCCATCAGCCTGCACCGGCACAAGATCGACCACGTCGCCCACCTGGGCCCGAGTGCCGCGGCCGGCATCGGCACCCTGCTCGGCCTCGACGCCGACACGATCTTCCAGGCCGTCGGGCAGGCTCTGCACACCACGACCGCCACGAGGCAGTCCCGCAAGGGCGAGATCTCGAGCTGGAAGGCGCACGCCCCGGCGTTCGCCGGGAAGATGGCCGTCGAAGCGGTCGACCGCGCGATGCGCGGCGAGACCAGCCCGGTGCCGATCTACGAGGGGGAGGACGGCGTCATCGCCTGGCTGCTCGGCGGCCCCGACGCGGCGTACGACGTGCCGCTGCCCGTTCCGGGGGAGGCGAAGCGGGCGATCCTCGACAGCTATACGAAGGAGCACTCGGCCGAGTACCAGGCGCAGGCGTGGATCGACCTGGCGCGCCGCCTCGGCCGCGAGCACCCCGAGCTGCGCGAGCCGGGCGTCATCGTCCGGGTCGTCCTGCACACCTCCCACCACACGCACTTCGTGATCGGCTCGGGCGCCGGAGATCCTCAGAAGTACGACCCGGCCGCGAGCCGCGAGACTCTCGACCACTCGGTGCCCTACATTTTCGCGGTGGCGCTGCAGGACGGCCGCTGGCACCAGGTCGACTCCTACGCCCCCGAGCGTGCGAACCGCCGCGACACCGTCGACCTCTGGCGCCGCATCGAGACCCGCGAGGACCCCGAGTGGACTCGCCGCTACCATTCCGAGGATCCCGCCGAGAAGGCGTTCGGCGGACGCGTCGAGATCGAGCTGCGCGACGGCACCCGCATCGTCGACGAGATCGCGGTGGCGGATGCCCACCCGCAGGGGGCGCGCCCGTTCGCTCGCGACGACTACATCGCGAAGTTCCGCACCCTCGCCGCCGACGCCCTCGACGCCGATGAGATCGAGCGGTTCCTCGACAGGGCGCAGCGCCTGCCCGAGCTGCGCGCCGAGGAGCTCGTCGGCCTCACCATCACCGCGCGACCTGGACTCCTCGACTCGATCCCCGCACCGAAGGGCCTGTTCTGA
- the prpB gene encoding methylisocitrate lyase: protein MLHSAVPAHQKRADFRAALASGRLLRLPGAFNPLSARLVERKGFDGVYISGAVLSADLGLPDIGLTTLSEVAGRGAQIARVTDLPALIDADTGFGEPMNIARTVQMIEDAGIAGLHIEDQVNPKRCGHLDGKQVVGLDVALRRIKAAVDARRDPGLLVMARTDVRAIEGLDAAKDRAKALVDAGADAIFPEAMTDLSEFEAIRQAVDVPVLANMTEFGKSALFTTDQLASVGVNIVIYPVSLLRIAMGAADRALDTLLADGTLEAEVPAMQTRTDLYDLLDYGSYSAFDGGVFDFSLDGHHHTRA, encoded by the coding sequence ATGCTGCACTCTGCCGTTCCCGCCCACCAGAAGCGGGCCGACTTCCGGGCGGCGCTCGCCTCGGGACGCCTGCTCCGCCTCCCCGGCGCCTTCAACCCGCTCTCCGCGCGACTGGTCGAACGCAAGGGCTTCGACGGCGTCTACATCTCGGGCGCGGTGCTCTCCGCCGATCTCGGCCTGCCCGACATCGGGCTCACCACCCTCTCCGAGGTGGCCGGGCGAGGGGCGCAGATCGCGCGCGTCACCGACCTGCCCGCCCTCATCGACGCCGACACCGGGTTCGGCGAGCCGATGAACATCGCGCGCACGGTGCAGATGATCGAGGACGCCGGCATCGCGGGCCTGCACATCGAGGATCAGGTGAACCCGAAGCGGTGCGGCCACCTCGACGGCAAGCAGGTCGTCGGCCTCGACGTCGCGCTGCGACGCATCAAGGCGGCGGTCGACGCCCGGCGCGATCCCGGCCTGCTCGTCATGGCGCGCACCGACGTGCGGGCCATCGAAGGTCTCGACGCAGCGAAGGACCGCGCGAAGGCCCTCGTCGACGCGGGCGCCGACGCGATCTTCCCCGAGGCGATGACCGACCTCTCCGAGTTCGAGGCCATCCGGCAGGCCGTCGACGTGCCCGTGCTCGCCAACATGACGGAGTTCGGCAAAAGCGCGCTGTTCACCACCGACCAGCTCGCATCGGTGGGCGTGAACATCGTCATCTACCCCGTCTCGCTGCTGCGCATCGCGATGGGAGCCGCCGACCGCGCGCTCGACACCCTCCTCGCCGACGGGACCCTCGAGGCGGAGGTGCCGGCGATGCAGACTCGGACCGACCTCTACGACCTGCTCGACTACGGGTCGTACAGTGCCTTCGACGGCGGAGTGTTCGACTTCAGCCTCGACGGTCACCACCACACCAGGGCCTGA
- a CDS encoding bifunctional 2-methylcitrate synthase/citrate synthase gives MTEIRKGLAGVVVDTTAISKVNPDTNSLLYRGYPVQQLAARSSLEEVAWLLWHGELPSSDELAGFEALERSDRTLDPHVLTVLDALPDTAHPMDLLRTAVSAIGALDETLGGDGDLDRALNERRSVALLAKIPTIVALLQRRRRGLEPVAPRDDLDYSSNFLWMTFGELPEPIVIDAFRVSMVLYAEHSFNASTFAARVITSTLADLYSAVTGAIGALKGPLHGGANEAVMHTFEEIGDADGVDEWLDGALGAKRKIMGFGHRVYKHGDSRVPTMKAALDTLVDHYDRPDVAALYDRLEAGMQERKQIKPNLDYPSGPAYALMGFETELFTPLFVAARVIGWTAHIMEQLEANALIRPLSEYVGPDERSL, from the coding sequence ATGACCGAGATCCGTAAAGGACTGGCGGGCGTCGTCGTCGACACGACGGCGATCTCCAAGGTCAACCCCGACACGAACTCGCTGCTCTACCGGGGCTATCCGGTGCAGCAGCTCGCCGCCCGCTCCTCGCTCGAGGAGGTCGCCTGGCTGCTGTGGCACGGCGAGCTGCCGAGTTCCGACGAGCTCGCCGGGTTTGAGGCGCTCGAACGCTCCGACCGCACGCTCGACCCGCACGTGCTCACCGTGCTCGACGCCCTCCCCGACACCGCGCATCCCATGGACCTGCTGCGCACCGCCGTCAGCGCGATCGGGGCGCTCGACGAGACCCTCGGCGGCGACGGCGACCTGGACAGGGCTCTCAACGAGCGCCGGTCCGTCGCGCTGCTCGCGAAGATCCCGACGATCGTCGCCCTGCTGCAGCGCCGCCGCCGCGGGCTCGAGCCGGTCGCGCCGAGAGACGACCTCGACTACTCCTCGAACTTCCTCTGGATGACCTTCGGCGAGCTTCCCGAGCCCATCGTCATCGACGCCTTCCGCGTGTCGATGGTGCTGTACGCCGAGCACTCCTTCAACGCGTCGACGTTCGCGGCCCGTGTCATCACCTCGACGCTCGCCGACCTCTACTCGGCCGTGACCGGAGCCATCGGTGCGCTGAAGGGCCCCCTGCACGGCGGCGCGAACGAAGCCGTCATGCACACCTTCGAGGAGATCGGCGACGCCGACGGCGTCGATGAGTGGCTCGACGGTGCGCTCGGCGCGAAGCGCAAGATCATGGGGTTCGGCCACCGCGTCTACAAGCACGGCGACAGCCGGGTGCCGACCATGAAGGCGGCTCTCGACACCCTCGTCGATCACTACGATCGCCCCGATGTCGCCGCCCTGTACGACCGGCTCGAGGCCGGCATGCAGGAGCGGAAGCAGATCAAGCCGAACCTCGACTACCCGAGCGGGCCGGCCTACGCGCTGATGGGCTTCGAGACGGAGCTGTTCACCCCGCTCTTCGTCGCCGCCCGCGTCATCGGCTGGACGGCGCACATCATGGAGCAGCTCGAGGCCAACGCGCTCATCCGTCCGCTCAGCGAATACGTGGGGCCCGACGAGCGCTCGCTCTGA
- a CDS encoding RNA-binding S4 domain-containing protein, whose amino-acid sequence MEPTSVRVDSWLWAVRLVKTRAAATAACRAGHVTLRGERAKAAAPVRVGDEVRIRVAGRERVVIARRLLIKRVSAVVAAECLTDLTPPEPPRVEAPAVVARDRGAGRPTKRERRDLDRLRGR is encoded by the coding sequence ATGGAACCGACCTCGGTGCGCGTCGACAGCTGGCTCTGGGCGGTGCGACTGGTGAAGACCAGGGCGGCCGCCACCGCGGCCTGCCGGGCCGGTCATGTCACGCTGCGCGGAGAGCGGGCGAAAGCGGCGGCACCGGTGCGCGTCGGCGACGAGGTGCGCATCCGGGTCGCCGGCCGGGAACGCGTCGTGATCGCGCGGCGCCTGCTGATCAAGCGGGTGAGCGCGGTCGTCGCCGCCGAGTGCCTCACCGATCTGACGCCGCCCGAGCCGCCGCGCGTCGAGGCCCCCGCGGTCGTCGCGAGGGATCGCGGGGCGGGGCGCCCCACGAAGCGCGAGCGGCGGGACCTCGACCGGTTGCGGGGGCGCTGA
- a CDS encoding NUDIX domain-containing protein: protein MNADFESVTAEPGVLPRRPLGSGDEWVELPDGRRFWGRFGAAGLLLSSPAGILLQHRAGYSHFGDTWGLPGGARHEDESAIAGAIRESGEEAGVPSEGLRLRFTSRLDLGPWSYTTVAATIRSVFDPVIGDAESAALAWVPPHAVAGLPLHPGFAEAWPRLRPALEARPVLLVDGANVVGSRPDGWWKDRAAAATRLAEALQRLAGVGVPATELGLPLEHWWPQIRLVLEGEARAADPATPDVVIERAHDDGDSAILDYLGGEPAPDAVLVTADRALAAEAERRGARIMGPGRLLALLDAS from the coding sequence ATGAACGCGGACTTCGAGTCGGTCACCGCCGAACCCGGTGTGCTGCCGCGGCGTCCCCTCGGCTCCGGCGACGAGTGGGTCGAGCTGCCCGACGGACGCCGCTTCTGGGGGCGGTTCGGCGCGGCGGGGCTCCTGCTGTCGTCGCCCGCGGGGATCCTTTTGCAGCACCGCGCCGGCTACAGCCACTTCGGCGACACCTGGGGTCTTCCGGGCGGTGCGCGGCACGAGGACGAGTCGGCCATCGCCGGCGCGATCCGCGAGTCAGGAGAGGAGGCGGGGGTCCCCTCCGAGGGTCTGCGCCTGCGCTTCACCAGTCGACTGGACCTCGGGCCCTGGAGCTACACCACGGTCGCCGCAACCATCCGCAGCGTATTCGATCCCGTCATCGGCGACGCCGAGAGTGCGGCACTCGCCTGGGTCCCGCCGCACGCGGTCGCGGGCCTTCCGCTGCACCCCGGCTTCGCCGAGGCGTGGCCGCGGCTACGCCCGGCGCTCGAGGCGAGACCCGTGCTGCTGGTCGACGGAGCGAACGTCGTCGGCAGTCGGCCCGACGGATGGTGGAAGGACCGGGCGGCCGCCGCGACGAGGCTCGCCGAGGCCCTCCAGCGGCTCGCCGGCGTCGGAGTCCCGGCCACCGAGCTGGGGTTGCCGCTCGAGCACTGGTGGCCGCAGATCCGGCTGGTGCTCGAAGGCGAAGCCCGCGCCGCCGACCCCGCCACCCCCGATGTCGTGATCGAACGCGCGCACGACGACGGCGACAGCGCGATCCTCGACTACCTCGGCGGCGAACCGGCGCCCGACGCCGTCCTCGTGACCGCCGATCGTGCGCTCGCCGCCGAGGCGGAGCGACGCGGCGCCCGAATCATGGGCCCCGGTCGCCTCCTCGCGCTGCTCGACGCGAGCTGA
- a CDS encoding CDP-alcohol phosphatidyltransferase family protein: MSSDARDGEAAPPGEPSSQVVTLPNLLSFVRLALVPVFLILLLGEQDVAALLVLVFSSVTDFLDGWLARKLGQVTRLGQLLDPAADRLYIIATVLGLAIREVVPWWLVAVIIGRDVLLVVLGVVLANHGYGPLPVHHLGKVATFCLFYALPLIVLGQAFPVLQPFAEPLAWAFALWGAFLYWWAGIVYALQTARVVAEKAGESRPVSDNVDG; the protein is encoded by the coding sequence ATGAGCAGCGACGCGCGCGATGGGGAGGCGGCACCCCCCGGCGAGCCGAGCTCGCAGGTCGTCACGCTGCCCAACCTGCTGAGCTTCGTGCGCCTGGCGCTCGTCCCCGTCTTCCTGATCCTGCTGCTCGGCGAGCAGGACGTCGCCGCGCTGCTCGTGCTCGTCTTCTCGAGCGTCACCGACTTCCTCGACGGATGGCTCGCCCGCAAGCTCGGACAGGTCACCCGGCTCGGTCAGCTGCTCGACCCCGCCGCCGACCGGCTGTACATCATCGCCACCGTGCTGGGGCTCGCGATCCGCGAGGTCGTCCCGTGGTGGCTCGTCGCCGTGATCATCGGTCGCGACGTGCTGCTCGTCGTCCTCGGCGTCGTGCTCGCGAATCACGGCTACGGCCCGCTGCCGGTGCACCACCTCGGCAAGGTCGCCACCTTCTGCCTCTTCTACGCGCTCCCGCTCATCGTGCTCGGTCAGGCCTTCCCCGTCCTGCAGCCCTTCGCGGAACCGCTAGCCTGGGCGTTCGCGCTATGGGGGGCGTTCCTCTACTGGTGGGCGGGCATCGTGTATGCCCTGCAGACCGCCAGAGTGGTCGCCGAGAAAGCGGGCGAGTCTCGACCCGTTTCGGATAATGTGGACGGCTGA
- a CDS encoding FHA domain-containing protein: MSNERADDGGIRRGQPGASRSHANADTTASFGDDFIAEVASLEQRSGAEEQAAIAALPSGSALLVVRRGPNSGARFLLDADVTTAGRHPSADIFLDDVTVSRKHAQFVRHGTAFEVKDLGSLNGTYYDGVRIDTALLSDGAEVQVGKFRLTFYASRHDLAYTAAH; encoded by the coding sequence ATGTCGAATGAACGGGCAGACGACGGAGGGATCCGTCGCGGGCAGCCCGGCGCGAGCAGGTCGCATGCGAACGCCGACACCACGGCGTCGTTCGGGGACGACTTCATCGCCGAGGTGGCCTCACTCGAGCAGCGCTCCGGCGCCGAGGAGCAGGCGGCGATCGCCGCGCTCCCGTCCGGGTCGGCTCTCCTCGTGGTGCGTCGCGGACCCAACAGCGGTGCCCGATTCCTGCTCGACGCCGACGTGACGACCGCGGGTCGGCACCCGAGCGCCGACATCTTCCTCGACGACGTCACCGTCTCGCGCAAGCACGCGCAGTTCGTGCGGCACGGCACCGCGTTCGAGGTCAAAGACCTCGGTTCGCTGAACGGCACCTACTACGACGGCGTCCGCATCGACACCGCGCTGCTCTCCGACGGCGCCGAGGTGCAGGTCGGCAAGTTCCGGTTGACCTTCTACGCGTCGCGTCACGACCTCGCCTACACCGCGGCGCACTGA
- a CDS encoding MerR family transcriptional regulator yields the protein MSALPARDLRAARDDRAPAPQLLNIGQLLAKLKPDFPDLTSSKVRFLEDERLLSPARTESGYRKFSARDLERLKLILTLQRDQYLPLKVIRSYLADLDAGRSPSWPGRANADDQSMLAEERRYTRDELLTEAGATAALLDEAVSASLLPAADLHGDESLAVLKALTELRRYGIEPRHLRALRSAADREAGLIETAVQPVLRRREPGSRARGVELAFDLSAQLDVVRASLIRAGLSKLSG from the coding sequence GTGTCCGCTCTTCCCGCCCGCGACCTGAGGGCAGCGCGAGACGACCGTGCCCCGGCGCCGCAGCTGCTCAACATCGGCCAGCTGCTCGCGAAGCTGAAGCCCGACTTCCCCGACCTGACCTCGTCGAAGGTCCGGTTCCTCGAAGACGAGCGGCTGCTGTCGCCCGCCCGTACCGAGTCCGGCTACCGCAAGTTCTCCGCCCGCGACCTCGAGCGGCTGAAGCTCATCCTCACCCTGCAGCGCGACCAGTACCTGCCGCTCAAGGTGATCCGCAGCTACCTCGCCGACCTCGACGCGGGCCGCTCCCCGTCGTGGCCGGGACGCGCGAACGCCGACGACCAGTCGATGCTCGCCGAGGAGCGTCGGTACACCCGCGACGAGCTGCTCACCGAGGCGGGCGCCACCGCCGCGTTGCTCGACGAAGCCGTGAGCGCATCGCTGCTTCCGGCGGCCGACCTCCACGGCGACGAGTCGCTCGCGGTGCTGAAGGCCCTCACCGAGCTGCGCCGTTACGGTATCGAACCGCGTCACCTGCGTGCGCTGCGCTCGGCGGCCGACCGCGAGGCGGGGCTCATCGAGACGGCGGTGCAGCCCGTGCTGCGCCGACGAGAGCCCGGAAGCCGGGCCAGAGGGGTCGAGCTCGCGTTCGATCTGTCGGCCCAGCTCGACGTCGTGCGAGCCAGTCTCATCCGGGCGGGGCTCTCGAAGCTGAGCGGCTGA